A window from Sinorhizobium fredii encodes these proteins:
- a CDS encoding class I SAM-dependent methyltransferase, whose protein sequence is MEIVFDQSLVEAHRRKALRRADPKATFLLDIVAQELADRVSVVDRYFDRAMELHGYTGAAAARLAETGKVGTIERVETDEGFGSPHAPVTIAPLERIPAETQTVNLLVSPLSLHLTNDTPGVFIQARRALKPDGLFLAAIPGSGTLQELRECLLSAEAELTGGASPRVVPFADVRDMGGLLQRAGFALPVADAETYTVRYDSLFGLLKDLRAMGMTNPLKARSRRPVPRRFFLRAAEIYAEHFSDPDGRVRATFSIIYVSGWAPHESQQKPLKPGSAKQRLSDALGVSEHALKGSGKQS, encoded by the coding sequence GTGGAAATCGTCTTTGACCAGAGCCTCGTCGAGGCGCACCGCCGCAAAGCGCTGCGCCGGGCGGACCCGAAAGCGACCTTCCTTCTTGATATCGTGGCGCAGGAACTGGCAGATCGCGTCAGTGTCGTCGACCGGTATTTCGACAGAGCCATGGAATTGCACGGCTACACCGGCGCCGCCGCCGCCCGCCTCGCCGAAACGGGAAAGGTCGGCACTATCGAGCGAGTGGAAACCGACGAAGGCTTCGGCTCGCCCCATGCTCCGGTTACCATTGCCCCCCTCGAGCGCATCCCGGCGGAAACGCAAACTGTCAATCTGCTGGTGTCGCCGCTGTCGCTGCATCTGACCAACGATACGCCCGGCGTCTTCATCCAGGCTCGCCGCGCCCTCAAGCCGGACGGGCTCTTCCTTGCCGCGATTCCCGGCAGCGGCACGTTGCAGGAGCTTCGCGAATGCCTGCTTTCGGCGGAAGCGGAACTGACCGGCGGAGCGAGCCCAAGGGTCGTGCCCTTCGCCGACGTGCGCGACATGGGCGGGCTTCTGCAGCGCGCGGGTTTTGCCCTGCCGGTCGCCGACGCGGAAACCTACACGGTTCGCTACGATTCGCTCTTCGGGCTTCTCAAGGATTTGCGGGCAATGGGCATGACCAACCCGCTTAAGGCCAGAAGCCGCCGGCCGGTGCCGCGCCGCTTCTTCCTGAGAGCGGCCGAGATCTATGCGGAACACTTCTCCGATCCGGACGGCCGGGTTCGCGCGACCTTCTCGATCATCTATGTCTCGGGCTGGGCGCCGCATGAGAGCCAGCAGAAACCGCTGAAGCCCGGCTCGGCCAAGCAGAGGCTGTCGGATGCGCTCGGGGTGAGCGAACACGCACTGAAGGGTTCGGGGAAGCAGTCCTGA
- a CDS encoding aspartate kinase: MARIVMKFGGTSVADLNRIHNVARHVKREVDAGHEVAVVVSAMSGKTNELVGWVENMPKVAGSNAPFYDAREYDAVVASGEQVTSGLLAIALQSMGINARSWQGWQLPVKTDNAHGAARILDIDGADIIRRMGEGQVAVVAGFQGLGPDNRVATLGRGGSDTSAVAIAAAVKADRCDIYTDVDGVYTTDPRIEPKARRLKKIAFEEMLEMASLGAKVLQVRSVELAMVHKVRTFVRSSFEDPDAPGMGDLLNPPGTLICDEDEIVEQEVVTGIAYAKDEAQISLRRLADRPGVSAAIFGPLAEAHINVDMIVQNISEDGSKTDMTFTVPSGDVNKALKVLSDNKEKIGYDVAQSESGLVKVSVIGIGMRSHAGVAASAFRALAEKGINIKAITTSEIKISILIDGPYAELAVRTLHSAYGLDKS, encoded by the coding sequence ATGGCACGCATCGTGATGAAATTCGGCGGGACTTCCGTCGCAGATTTGAACCGCATCCACAATGTCGCCCGCCATGTAAAACGCGAAGTCGATGCCGGCCACGAGGTCGCCGTCGTCGTTTCCGCGATGTCCGGCAAGACCAACGAGCTGGTCGGCTGGGTCGAGAACATGCCGAAGGTGGCGGGCTCGAATGCGCCGTTCTACGATGCGCGCGAATATGACGCGGTGGTCGCCTCCGGCGAGCAGGTGACCTCCGGACTGCTGGCGATCGCCCTGCAGTCGATGGGCATCAACGCCCGCTCCTGGCAGGGCTGGCAGCTGCCGGTCAAGACCGACAACGCCCATGGTGCGGCCCGCATCCTCGACATCGACGGCGCCGATATCATCCGCCGCATGGGCGAGGGTCAGGTGGCGGTCGTTGCCGGCTTCCAGGGGCTCGGCCCCGACAATCGCGTCGCGACCCTCGGCCGCGGCGGCTCCGACACCTCCGCCGTCGCCATCGCCGCTGCCGTCAAGGCCGACCGCTGCGACATCTACACCGACGTTGATGGCGTCTACACGACCGATCCGCGCATCGAGCCGAAGGCGCGGCGATTGAAGAAGATCGCCTTCGAGGAAATGCTGGAAATGGCTTCCCTCGGCGCCAAGGTCCTGCAGGTGCGCTCGGTCGAGCTCGCCATGGTGCACAAGGTGCGTACCTTCGTACGCTCGTCTTTCGAGGATCCCGATGCGCCGGGCATGGGTGACCTTCTGAACCCGCCCGGAACGCTGATTTGTGATGAGGATGAGATCGTGGAACAGGAAGTCGTAACCGGCATCGCCTATGCCAAGGATGAAGCCCAGATCTCGCTGCGGCGCTTGGCCGACCGGCCGGGCGTTTCCGCGGCGATCTTCGGCCCACTCGCCGAAGCCCATATCAACGTCGATATGATCGTCCAGAACATTTCCGAAGACGGCTCCAAGACGGACATGACCTTCACGGTCCCGTCCGGCGACGTCAACAAGGCGCTGAAGGTGCTCTCCGACAACAAGGAGAAGATCGGCTACGACGTCGCGCAATCGGAATCCGGCCTCGTCAAGGTTTCGGTCATCGGCATCGGCATGCGCAGCCATGCGGGTGTCGCCGCCTCTGCCTTCCGAGCGCTCGCCGAGAAGGGCATCAACATCAAGGCGATCACCACCTCCGAGATCAAGATTTCCATCCTGATCGACGGTCCATACGCGGAATTGGCGGTTCGCACTTTGCATTCCGCCTACGGT
- a CDS encoding GNAT family N-acetyltransferase gives MTSNDRRPPVESGVVGASMVDLPSVRRLEAVGFRAWPAATVVYDGSWLIRLTAGHPSKRLNSINPLDPSDYRDIAIRLEKAARRFAEHGRPLTVRQTPLTPPQLIAYMDGEAWTSFSRSLVMELDLAQGELGEGMDHLPIKDLGRFVDARLQIGKGDPATKPVLAEIINAIKPECGLFLFEDRDFGPTAVSLVVHDNDLAGIMQFSVAESVRRRGVGRALLDASLRWARLRGARKAWLQVEAANTAAIALYRKAGFSEVYDYLYRAPRI, from the coding sequence ATGACATCGAACGACAGACGGCCGCCGGTCGAGAGCGGGGTGGTTGGAGCAAGCATGGTTGATCTTCCCAGTGTGCGGCGCCTCGAAGCGGTGGGCTTTCGCGCCTGGCCCGCCGCGACGGTCGTTTATGACGGCAGCTGGCTTATACGACTGACCGCCGGGCATCCCTCCAAGCGCCTGAATTCGATCAATCCGCTCGATCCGTCCGATTATCGCGACATTGCCATCCGGCTCGAGAAGGCGGCGCGGCGCTTTGCCGAACATGGCCGGCCGCTTACGGTCCGGCAGACCCCGCTCACACCGCCGCAACTCATCGCCTACATGGACGGCGAAGCCTGGACATCCTTCAGCCGCAGCCTCGTCATGGAGCTCGATCTCGCGCAGGGTGAGCTCGGCGAGGGCATGGACCACCTGCCGATCAAGGATCTCGGCCGTTTTGTCGACGCGAGGCTCCAGATCGGCAAGGGCGATCCGGCGACCAAGCCGGTGCTGGCCGAGATCATCAACGCCATCAAACCCGAATGCGGCCTTTTTCTCTTCGAGGATCGCGACTTCGGCCCGACGGCCGTGTCGCTCGTCGTTCACGACAACGACCTGGCCGGCATCATGCAGTTCTCGGTGGCGGAGTCCGTCAGGCGCCGGGGCGTCGGCAGGGCGCTTCTCGACGCGTCACTGCGCTGGGCACGCCTGCGCGGCGCCAGAAAGGCCTGGCTGCAGGTGGAAGCCGCCAACACGGCAGCAATCGCGCTCTACCGGAAAGCCGGTTTCTCCGAGGTTTATGATTATCTTTATCGCGCGCCGAGGATCTGA
- a CDS encoding peptidylprolyl isomerase, which translates to MSRYKTLAAAALVAMMAAGVARAEGTDPVVAKVGGQEIRQSELDLAITSLDPQLQRMPDEQKRAAALSAVIDVKLLVKDAEKEGLQNDATFKQRVAFLTERELHNAFFKKHVVDAVTKEEVKARYDKEIAAIPAQEEVKARHILVKTEDEAKAIIKELDAGKSFVELAKAKSTDPNKDDGGDLGYFTKGRMVPEFETAAFALEKGSYTKMPVKTQFGFHVILVEDKRPQAPPTLEQVEPQVRQLVMRDKYLALLDTAKKATGVEISDPALKKAYEDAGKARQGQ; encoded by the coding sequence ATGTCTAGATACAAGACCCTGGCGGCCGCGGCGCTGGTCGCGATGATGGCCGCAGGCGTCGCCCGCGCCGAAGGGACCGATCCGGTCGTCGCGAAGGTCGGCGGGCAGGAAATCCGTCAGTCGGAGCTTGATCTCGCGATCACCAGCCTCGATCCGCAGCTCCAGCGGATGCCCGACGAACAGAAGCGCGCCGCAGCCCTTTCCGCCGTCATCGACGTCAAGCTGCTCGTCAAGGATGCCGAGAAGGAAGGCCTGCAGAACGACGCGACCTTCAAGCAGCGTGTCGCCTTCCTAACCGAGCGCGAACTTCACAACGCCTTCTTCAAGAAGCACGTCGTCGATGCGGTGACGAAGGAAGAGGTCAAGGCACGCTACGACAAGGAAATCGCCGCCATCCCGGCGCAGGAAGAAGTCAAGGCCCGCCACATCCTCGTCAAGACCGAGGACGAGGCCAAGGCGATCATCAAGGAACTGGACGCCGGCAAGAGCTTCGTCGAACTCGCCAAGGCCAAGTCCACCGATCCGAACAAGGACGATGGCGGCGACCTCGGCTACTTCACCAAGGGCCGGATGGTGCCGGAATTCGAGACGGCTGCTTTCGCGCTCGAGAAGGGCAGCTATACAAAGATGCCGGTCAAGACCCAGTTCGGCTTCCACGTGATCCTGGTCGAGGACAAGCGTCCGCAGGCGCCGCCGACGCTCGAGCAGGTCGAGCCGCAGGTTCGTCAGCTCGTCATGCGCGACAAGTACCTTGCGCTGCTGGACACTGCCAAAAAGGCGACCGGCGTCGAGATTTCCGATCCGGCGCTGAAGAAGGCCTATGAAGACGCCGGCAAGGCGCGCCAAGGCCAGTAG
- the grxC gene encoding glutaredoxin 3 produces MASVVIYTRQFCGYCTRAKKLLESKGVDFVEHDATYDPALRQTMIEKSNGGRTFPQIFINDVPVGGCDDLHALDRAGKLDEMLAA; encoded by the coding sequence ATGGCTTCGGTCGTCATTTATACGCGTCAGTTCTGTGGCTATTGCACAAGAGCGAAGAAACTTCTGGAGAGCAAGGGCGTCGATTTCGTCGAGCACGACGCGACCTATGACCCGGCGCTTCGCCAGACGATGATCGAAAAGTCCAATGGCGGGAGGACCTTTCCGCAGATCTTCATCAACGACGTCCCGGTCGGCGGCTGCGATGATCTGCATGCACTCGATCGGGCCGGCAAGCTCGACGAGATGCTCGCCGCTTGA
- a CDS encoding methyltransferase domain-containing protein, which translates to MRDRIGWAVEMLAPEASECILEIGCGHGLAATMVCDRLVDGRLLAIDRSAAMIEAARRRNAAFVADGRAEFVVAELARAEFGSAVFDKAFALRVGIFARGNPERELAVLARHLSPFGRLFLFHDEPSRTANDLVPRLEAGVCRSGWTVEARATHRVRGCDVACVVARHPDFAA; encoded by the coding sequence ATGAGAGATCGGATCGGCTGGGCGGTAGAGATGCTTGCGCCCGAGGCATCCGAGTGCATTCTCGAGATCGGCTGCGGTCACGGCTTGGCGGCGACGATGGTGTGCGACCGGCTCGTCGACGGTCGGTTGCTTGCGATCGACCGTTCGGCGGCAATGATCGAGGCCGCGCGGCGGCGAAATGCCGCCTTCGTCGCCGACGGGCGAGCCGAGTTCGTGGTCGCGGAACTCGCACGGGCCGAGTTTGGCAGCGCCGTATTCGACAAGGCTTTTGCTCTGCGCGTCGGCATTTTCGCGCGCGGCAATCCGGAGCGCGAGCTTGCCGTCCTAGCCAGGCACTTGTCGCCGTTCGGACGGCTCTTTCTCTTTCACGACGAACCCTCGCGCACTGCCAACGATCTCGTGCCGCGTCTCGAAGCGGGTGTGTGCCGCAGCGGCTGGACGGTGGAGGCGCGGGCGACGCATCGGGTTCGCGGTTGCGACGTCGCCTGCGTCGTGGCGAGACACCCGGATTTCGCCGCCTGA
- the mutT gene encoding 8-oxo-dGTP diphosphatase MutT: protein MEVAAKKIVLVAACALVDSDGRILLGQRPEGKPLAGLWEFPGGKVEAGETPEETLIRELEEELGIRTKVACLAPLTFASHSYDDFHLLMPLYICRRYEGFAEGREGQLIKWVRPKALRDYPMPPADEPLIPFLMDLL from the coding sequence ATGGAAGTAGCGGCAAAGAAGATCGTGCTCGTTGCAGCCTGTGCGCTAGTCGACTCGGACGGGCGCATTCTCCTGGGGCAACGGCCCGAAGGAAAGCCGCTTGCCGGCCTCTGGGAGTTCCCCGGCGGCAAGGTCGAGGCCGGCGAAACGCCGGAGGAGACGCTGATCCGCGAACTCGAAGAGGAACTCGGAATTCGCACCAAGGTCGCCTGCCTTGCACCTCTCACCTTCGCGAGCCACAGCTACGACGACTTTCACCTGCTGATGCCGCTCTACATCTGCCGGCGCTACGAGGGTTTTGCCGAGGGGCGGGAGGGCCAGCTGATCAAATGGGTGCGCCCGAAGGCCTTGCGTGATTACCCGATGCCGCCGGCGGACGAGCCGCTGATCCCGTTCCTGATGGATCTCCTTTAG
- a CDS encoding carbon-nitrogen hydrolase family protein, translating into MSFKAAAVQMCSGVDPARNVETMVRLVRQAATQGASYIQTPEMTGAIQRDRAGLRSVIKDEADDLVFEEAARLAGELGVYLHVGSTPIALPDGKVANRGFLFGPDGKKICDYDKIHMFDVDLDNGESWRESAVYRPGATARMVDLPFGKLGFAICYDVRFPELFRQQAVAGAEIMSVPAAFTRQTGEAHWEILLRARAIENGLFVIAAAQAGQHEDGRETFGHSMIVDPWGRVLAQAGPAGEAVLIAEIDVAAVSGARGRIPNLRNARDFVLDQVVPAGKGGVAA; encoded by the coding sequence ATGAGTTTCAAGGCTGCAGCCGTCCAGATGTGCTCCGGCGTCGATCCGGCGAGGAACGTCGAAACGATGGTCAGGCTGGTGCGACAAGCCGCAACGCAGGGCGCCAGCTATATTCAGACGCCTGAAATGACCGGGGCCATCCAGCGCGACCGGGCGGGGCTGCGTTCGGTAATTAAAGACGAAGCCGACGATCTCGTCTTTGAGGAGGCGGCGCGTCTTGCCGGCGAACTCGGAGTCTATCTCCATGTCGGCTCCACGCCGATCGCGCTTCCGGACGGCAAGGTCGCCAATCGCGGCTTCCTGTTCGGGCCGGATGGCAAGAAGATCTGCGACTACGACAAGATCCACATGTTCGATGTCGACCTCGACAATGGCGAAAGCTGGCGCGAGAGCGCCGTCTATCGGCCGGGCGCCACGGCGCGCATGGTCGATCTACCCTTCGGCAAGCTGGGTTTTGCGATCTGCTACGACGTCCGCTTTCCGGAGCTCTTCCGCCAGCAGGCGGTGGCCGGCGCGGAGATCATGTCGGTGCCGGCGGCGTTCACCCGTCAGACCGGCGAGGCGCATTGGGAAATTCTGCTGAGGGCTCGCGCCATCGAGAACGGGCTTTTCGTCATTGCCGCTGCCCAGGCCGGGCAGCATGAGGACGGACGGGAGACCTTCGGACATTCGATGATCGTCGATCCCTGGGGCAGGGTGCTTGCCCAGGCCGGCCCGGCCGGTGAGGCGGTCCTTATCGCGGAAATCGACGTGGCGGCGGTCAGCGGCGCGCGAGGGCGCATACCCAATCTCAGGAACGCCCGCGATTTCGTGCTCGATCAAGTGGTCCCGGCTGGAAAAGGAGGCGTTGCAGCTTGA
- the ubiG gene encoding bifunctional 2-polyprenyl-6-hydroxyphenol methylase/3-demethylubiquinol 3-O-methyltransferase UbiG, with protein MSETARTTIDQSEVDRFSAMAAEWWDPTGKFRPLHKFNPVRLAYIRDKVCEQFDRDPKSPQPLKGLRLLDIGCGGGLLSEPMARMGADVLGADASEKNIGIAKAHAAGSGVNVDYRAVTAEALAEAGESFDIVLNMEVVEHVADVDFFMTTCAHMVRPGGLMFVATINRTLKAAALAIFAAENVLRWLPRGTHQYDKLVRPEELEKPLEASGMEVADRTGVFFNPLANQWNLSKDMDVNYMIVAKRPI; from the coding sequence ATGAGCGAGACGGCACGCACGACGATCGACCAGAGCGAGGTGGACCGTTTCTCGGCAATGGCGGCCGAATGGTGGGATCCGACCGGCAAGTTCCGGCCGCTGCACAAGTTCAACCCCGTGCGCCTCGCCTATATCCGCGACAAAGTGTGCGAACAGTTCGACCGGGATCCGAAGAGCCCGCAGCCGCTGAAAGGCCTGCGCCTTCTCGATATCGGCTGCGGCGGCGGGCTGTTGTCCGAGCCGATGGCGCGCATGGGCGCGGATGTTCTCGGTGCGGACGCTTCTGAAAAGAATATCGGCATCGCCAAGGCGCATGCGGCGGGCAGCGGCGTCAACGTCGACTACCGCGCCGTGACCGCCGAGGCTTTGGCCGAGGCTGGCGAGAGCTTCGATATCGTCCTCAACATGGAAGTCGTCGAGCATGTCGCCGATGTCGACTTCTTCATGACCACCTGCGCCCATATGGTGCGGCCCGGCGGCCTGATGTTCGTCGCCACCATCAACCGCACCCTGAAGGCCGCTGCCCTCGCAATCTTCGCCGCCGAGAACGTGCTGCGCTGGCTGCCGCGCGGCACCCATCAATACGACAAGCTGGTCCGCCCGGAAGAACTCGAAAAGCCGCTCGAAGCGAGCGGCATGGAGGTCGCCGACCGCACCGGCGTGTTCTTCAACCCGCTTGCCAATCAATGGAACCTGTCGAAGGACATGGACGTCAACTACATGATCGTCGCCAAACGGCCGATTTGA
- a CDS encoding Flp family type IVb pilin: protein MDKLRSLLRSRDGATVVEYGLIAALISVALLLGFQNFSNELLNVLNLIADAMEDSWT, encoded by the coding sequence ATGGACAAGCTGAGATCTCTCCTTCGCAGCCGAGACGGTGCTACCGTCGTGGAGTATGGTCTCATCGCGGCCCTGATTTCCGTCGCCCTTCTCCTCGGCTTTCAGAACTTTTCCAACGAATTGCTGAATGTGCTGAACTTGATCGCCGATGCGATGGAAGACTCCTGGACATAG
- the argJ gene encoding bifunctional glutamate N-acetyltransferase/amino-acid acetyltransferase ArgJ, whose translation MSGTVSPLAPKTFAEMPPLRGVRMATAAAGIKYKNRTDVLMMVFDQPAAVAGVFTRSKCPSAPVDFCRRNLPGGHARAVVVNSGNANAFTGKKGKEATELTAQSAARAVGCNEGEIFLASTGVIGEPLDATKFAGVLDGLAASAKEDFWFEAAKAIMTTDTYPKVATRSAEIGGVTVTINGIAKGAGMIAPDMATMLSFVVTDADIAPAALQALLSAGVGPSFNSVTVDSDTSTSDTLMLFATGAAAKDGQARVEDAGDARLQSFGRALNDLLRDLALQVVRDGEGARKMVEVTVEGAENDAAAKRIALSIANSPLVKTAVAGEDANWGRVVMAVGKSGEMAERDRLAIWFGDVRVAVEGERDPAYSEAAATAVMKGEDIPIRVDIGLGPGRATVYTCDLTKEYVEINGDYRS comes from the coding sequence ATGTCCGGTACCGTTTCTCCGCTCGCTCCGAAAACCTTTGCTGAAATGCCGCCCCTTCGCGGCGTGCGCATGGCGACCGCCGCCGCGGGGATCAAGTACAAGAACCGCACTGACGTGTTGATGATGGTCTTCGATCAGCCGGCGGCGGTGGCCGGTGTCTTCACGCGTTCGAAGTGCCCGTCCGCCCCCGTCGACTTCTGCCGTAGAAATCTCCCGGGCGGTCACGCACGTGCCGTGGTCGTCAATTCGGGCAATGCCAATGCCTTCACCGGCAAGAAGGGCAAAGAGGCGACCGAACTCACCGCGCAGTCCGCCGCCCGGGCGGTCGGCTGCAATGAGGGCGAGATTTTCCTGGCCTCGACGGGCGTGATCGGCGAGCCGCTCGACGCCACCAAGTTTGCCGGCGTGCTCGACGGGCTCGCGGCATCGGCCAAGGAGGACTTCTGGTTCGAGGCCGCCAAGGCGATCATGACCACGGACACCTATCCCAAGGTCGCGACCCGTAGCGCCGAGATCGGCGGCGTCACGGTCACCATCAACGGCATCGCCAAGGGTGCCGGCATGATCGCGCCGGACATGGCGACCATGCTTTCCTTCGTGGTGACCGATGCCGACATCGCACCCGCCGCACTGCAGGCGCTGCTTTCGGCCGGCGTCGGCCCCAGCTTCAATTCCGTGACGGTCGACAGCGATACGTCCACTTCCGACACCTTGATGCTGTTTGCCACCGGCGCTGCGGCCAAGGACGGGCAGGCGAGGGTGGAGGATGCGGGCGATGCGCGGCTCCAGTCCTTCGGGAGGGCGCTCAACGACCTGCTGCGTGACCTGGCGCTGCAGGTCGTGCGCGACGGCGAAGGCGCGCGCAAGATGGTGGAAGTGACCGTCGAGGGCGCTGAGAACGACGCTGCCGCCAAGCGCATCGCGCTTTCGATCGCCAACTCGCCGCTTGTCAAGACGGCGGTTGCCGGGGAGGACGCCAACTGGGGCCGGGTGGTCATGGCGGTCGGCAAGTCCGGCGAGATGGCCGAGCGCGACAGGCTGGCGATCTGGTTCGGCGACGTCCGCGTCGCCGTCGAGGGCGAGCGCGATCCGGCCTATTCGGAAGCGGCAGCGACCGCCGTGATGAAGGGCGAGGACATTCCGATCCGCGTCGACATCGGCCTCGGTCCGGGTCGCGCAACGGTCTATACCTGCGACCTCACCAAGGAATATGTCGAGATCAACGGCGATTACAGAAGCTGA
- a CDS encoding dihydrofolate reductase family protein, which produces MRKVIMWDMVSVDGFFEAPGHDIDWFVFEDELAAYIGETQLEAGTLLFGRVTYEMMAAYWPSAEGNIATFMNGAEKYVFSKTLTSAEWNNTTLVSGDAVAEVERLKQRDGGTIFIFGSADFAATLTARGLVDEYRLGINPVLLGKGTPLFQNIPERTKLDLTHVRPLKSGVVILHYQPAKA; this is translated from the coding sequence ATGCGCAAGGTCATCATGTGGGACATGGTCAGTGTCGACGGCTTCTTCGAGGCGCCGGGGCATGATATCGACTGGTTCGTCTTCGAGGACGAGCTTGCCGCCTATATCGGCGAGACGCAGTTGGAAGCCGGTACGCTGCTCTTCGGACGCGTCACCTACGAGATGATGGCCGCCTATTGGCCCTCGGCCGAGGGCAACATCGCCACTTTCATGAACGGGGCGGAAAAGTACGTTTTCTCGAAGACGCTGACGAGCGCCGAGTGGAACAACACGACACTCGTCTCCGGCGACGCCGTCGCCGAGGTCGAGCGCCTGAAGCAGCGCGACGGCGGCACGATCTTCATCTTCGGCAGCGCCGACTTTGCCGCCACCCTGACCGCCCGTGGACTGGTCGACGAATACCGTCTCGGCATCAATCCGGTGCTCCTCGGCAAAGGCACTCCGCTCTTCCAGAACATCCCTGAGCGCACCAAGCTGGACCTCACCCATGTCCGCCCGCTAAAATCCGGCGTCGTCATCCTGCACTATCAGCCCGCCAAGGCTTGA
- a CDS encoding ComF family protein: MERDGWRNRAKRWRALFQTFGGAAVNLVFPPVCCGCGRLTGDAHAICPSCWAELRLIERPYCEIIGSPFAFDPGPGAVSPQAIANPPPFHRLRSVSLLEGIARDLVHGLKYRDRTDLARMMAEWMVRASDGAVAAADMIVPVPLHAFRLWRRKFNQSAELARCVSERAGKPYRPDVLRRIRRTRRQVGLGARAREENVRGAFAVPESAKSSLVGKRIVLVDDVYTTGATVSAATGALRRAGAAEVTVLTFAMALPEPI; the protein is encoded by the coding sequence ATGGAACGGGACGGTTGGAGAAATCGGGCGAAGCGCTGGAGAGCGCTGTTTCAAACGTTCGGCGGGGCGGCGGTCAATCTGGTCTTCCCGCCCGTCTGCTGCGGTTGCGGTCGGCTGACCGGCGATGCGCATGCCATCTGCCCCTCCTGCTGGGCGGAGCTGCGCCTGATCGAGCGACCCTATTGCGAAATCATCGGCTCGCCCTTCGCCTTCGATCCCGGCCCGGGGGCCGTTTCGCCGCAGGCGATTGCCAATCCGCCGCCCTTCCACCGGTTGCGTTCCGTGTCTCTCCTCGAGGGAATTGCCCGCGATCTGGTGCATGGGCTGAAGTATCGCGACCGCACCGATCTCGCGCGGATGATGGCCGAATGGATGGTCCGGGCCAGCGACGGCGCCGTCGCGGCGGCCGATATGATCGTGCCGGTGCCGCTCCACGCATTTCGGCTCTGGCGGCGAAAGTTCAACCAGTCGGCGGAACTGGCGCGCTGTGTCTCCGAACGGGCCGGTAAGCCCTATCGTCCCGATGTGCTTCGCCGTATCAGGCGCACGCGCCGGCAGGTCGGGCTCGGGGCGCGGGCACGCGAGGAGAATGTCCGCGGCGCCTTTGCCGTACCCGAGAGCGCCAAATCCTCGCTCGTGGGGAAACGCATCGTCCTCGTTGACGACGTCTACACGACCGGCGCAACGGTTTCCGCCGCGACCGGCGCGCTGAGACGCGCCGGAGCCGCGGAGGTCACGGTTTTGACCTTTGCAATGGCGTTGCCCGAGCCTATATGA
- a CDS encoding DUF1178 family protein, whose protein sequence is MIRYNLSCDHGHGFEGWFSSSGDFDRQAKAHLVTCPTCGSGSVSKQLMAPTVSTARKKEARQALVMDQAQKETIAKLREMVKTIRANAEDVGERFPEEARKIHYGEADQRGLIGKATAEEATALLEEGIEIAPLPVLPDDTN, encoded by the coding sequence TTGATCCGCTACAATTTGTCCTGCGACCATGGCCATGGATTCGAAGGCTGGTTCTCGTCGAGCGGCGACTTCGACCGGCAGGCCAAAGCTCATCTCGTCACCTGCCCCACCTGTGGTTCCGGCTCGGTCAGCAAGCAGTTGATGGCGCCAACCGTCTCCACCGCCCGCAAGAAGGAAGCCCGGCAGGCCCTCGTCATGGACCAGGCGCAGAAGGAGACGATCGCCAAGCTTCGTGAAATGGTCAAGACGATCCGCGCCAACGCCGAAGATGTCGGCGAGCGCTTTCCCGAGGAGGCCCGCAAGATCCACTATGGCGAGGCCGACCAGCGCGGCTTGATCGGCAAGGCGACCGCGGAAGAGGCGACCGCGCTGCTCGAGGAAGGCATTGAGATCGCGCCGCTGCCAGTGCTTCCGGACGACACGAACTGA